In a genomic window of Elusimicrobiota bacterium:
- the ribF gene encoding riboflavin biosynthesis protein RibF, whose translation MERKVVAIGDFDGFHIGHRLLADNAKKVANKLEYLPTAVVITDLPSDKGSLLSTKTQKTKLLRLYGMKVVELSYAGLRRLSPEKFVKAVLLKKLNAGVVVVGKNFRFGANRSGDVVLLKRLGKLYGYKIISVPLLKAGNHIVSSTYIRKLISDGETLLPAKLLRRYYSVEGVIVHGRHIGRRIGYPTANVKIENGQLVPYGIYAVFIEINGMRYKGVVNIGYRPTFNIGNNEKVTVEVYLLDSNKQIYGSKVKLEFIKKLRAEKKFDSVDALVLQIGRDVNNAKVVLQNKKVFA comes from the coding sequence ATGGAGCGCAAGGTTGTTGCTATAGGTGATTTTGACGGGTTTCATATTGGACATAGATTACTTGCAGATAATGCAAAAAAGGTTGCGAATAAATTAGAGTATCTCCCTACAGCTGTTGTAATTACGGATTTACCTTCAGATAAGGGCTCATTATTGTCTACAAAAACGCAAAAAACGAAGTTGTTACGTTTATATGGTATGAAAGTTGTGGAATTGAGTTATGCAGGATTAAGAAGATTGTCGCCGGAAAAATTTGTTAAGGCGGTTTTGTTGAAGAAACTTAATGCTGGAGTTGTGGTAGTGGGTAAGAATTTCAGGTTTGGAGCAAACCGTAGCGGTGATGTTGTATTGTTAAAACGGTTAGGGAAACTTTATGGATATAAAATTATTTCGGTACCGTTATTAAAGGCAGGAAATCATATAGTGTCTTCAACGTATATCCGTAAACTAATTTCTGATGGTGAGACATTACTCCCTGCGAAATTACTTAGACGGTATTATTCGGTTGAAGGAGTTATAGTTCATGGACGTCATATAGGACGCAGGATCGGGTATCCTACCGCAAATGTTAAGATTGAAAATGGGCAGCTTGTACCATATGGGATATATGCGGTATTTATTGAAATAAACGGGATGCGTTATAAAGGAGTAGTGAATATAGGATACCGCCCAACGTTTAATATAGGAAATAATGAAAAAGTAACAGTTGAAGTGTACTTATTGGATAGTAATAAACAAATTTACGGGTCTAAGGTAAAACTAGAATTTATCAAGAAGTTAAGGGCTGAAAAAAAGTTTGATAGTGTTGATGCATTAGTTCTGCAAATCGGGAGGGATGTAAACAACGCAAAAGTGGTATTACAGAACAAAAAAGTTTTTGCATAA
- the rpsO gene encoding 30S ribosomal protein S15, whose protein sequence is MVMTKEVKSGIVGKYRVHEKDTGSSAVQVALITERINYLTEHLKARKNDFATRRGLLKLVGQRRRLLNYLRKDDYDQYKSLVDKLGLRK, encoded by the coding sequence ATGGTCATGACAAAAGAAGTGAAGAGCGGCATTGTGGGGAAATATCGTGTGCATGAAAAGGATACCGGTTCTTCCGCAGTGCAGGTAGCATTGATTACGGAACGGATTAATTATCTTACTGAACACCTTAAGGCAAGAAAAAACGATTTTGCAACCCGCCGCGGGTTATTGAAACTTGTAGGGCAGAGGAGAAGGTTGTTGAATTATCTTAGAAAAGATGATTATGATCAGTATAAAAGCTTAGTGGATAAGCTTGGTTTGAGAAAGTAA
- a CDS encoding bifunctional oligoribonuclease/PAP phosphatase NrnA: MKNVVRLVLEKIRSSRTFVITAHAKPDGDTIGSELALSSWLKRMGKKVCVYSKEKVPNGYDFLNAKKVIHQTNAVVKGKFDIGFFLECSSVERSGGILDLASVGTSINIDHHIFNGIYGDINWVDSDAAASAVQIYELIRSRGNGVTLYESKCLYTGIVTDTGRFQQSNATWQALRIASDLVKAGVCPNEIFRNVYATKKVNTLKLLSLALATMKIVSNGKVVYQHVDRGMLKTTGTSLEDTEEFVDYGLLIPGIEVSMLFYDTEVPNHTKVSFRSFGEINVNKIARKFGGGGHLRASGCTIIGGIEKAKRVILSELKAYS, from the coding sequence ATGAAGAATGTCGTTCGTCTTGTCTTAGAAAAAATAAGGTCATCCCGCACGTTTGTTATTACTGCGCATGCTAAACCTGATGGCGATACTATCGGGTCAGAACTCGCATTGAGTTCTTGGCTTAAACGCATGGGGAAAAAGGTTTGTGTTTACTCCAAAGAAAAAGTGCCGAACGGGTATGATTTCCTTAATGCAAAAAAAGTTATTCATCAGACAAATGCCGTGGTAAAAGGTAAATTCGATATCGGTTTCTTCCTGGAATGCAGCAGTGTTGAACGCTCAGGTGGGATACTTGACCTTGCATCAGTTGGTACTTCAATAAATATTGACCACCATATTTTTAACGGTATCTACGGCGATATCAACTGGGTGGATAGCGATGCGGCTGCGAGTGCTGTGCAGATATATGAGCTTATTCGTTCAAGAGGAAACGGGGTTACTTTGTATGAATCTAAATGTTTGTATACGGGAATTGTAACGGACACTGGCAGGTTTCAGCAATCAAATGCTACCTGGCAGGCGTTAAGGATAGCGTCGGATCTTGTAAAAGCCGGGGTCTGTCCAAATGAAATATTCCGTAATGTGTATGCCACAAAAAAGGTTAATACCCTGAAATTGTTGTCGTTAGCACTTGCAACAATGAAAATCGTATCTAACGGTAAAGTTGTTTACCAGCATGTTGACCGCGGGATGCTGAAAACTACGGGGACGTCATTGGAGGATACTGAAGAATTTGTTGATTATGGATTGTTGATACCAGGGATCGAGGTTAGTATGTTGTTTTATGATACTGAAGTGCCGAATCATACAAAAGTCAGTTTCAGATCGTTTGGGGAAATTAATGTGAACAAAATAGCCAGGAAGTTCGGAGGCGGGGGACACTTACGCGCAAGCGGGTGTACTATTATTGGTGGGATTGAGAAAGCAAAGAGAGTTATTCTTTCAGAGTTAAAGGCATATTCCTGA